The following proteins are encoded in a genomic region of Oncorhynchus kisutch isolate 150728-3 linkage group LG4, Okis_V2, whole genome shotgun sequence:
- the LOC109888824 gene encoding ribosomal protein 63, mitochondrial: MFLTMALLRKGISGKQWIGKYRRPRAITWQMKRNMLVHLEREAENEYWISRPYMTPEQERGHAAERRAQNWLKIKETKFQKFPEHKYVADHLSHLNTTKTWSS, translated from the coding sequence ATGTTTCTCACCATGGCCCTGCTGAGGAAAGGCATCTCTGGGAAGCAGTGGATCGGGAAGTACCGCCGGCCACGTGCCATCACCTGGCAGATGAAACGCAACATGCTGGTGCACCTGGAACGCGAGGCAGAGAATGAGTATTGGATCTCCAGACCATACATGACcccagagcaggagagaggacacGCCGCTGAGCGCCGAGCACAGAACTGGCTCAAAATTAAGGAGACCAAGTTTCAAAAGTTTCCAGAACATAAATATGTTGCGGATCATCTAAGTCACCTCAACACAACCAAGACATGGTCCAGTTAA